TCGACTCCGACGAGGACTTCCGGACCCGGGCCCGGGCGCGGGTGGTGGCGCTGCAGTCCGGCGATCCGCTCTCCCGGGAGCTGTGGCGACAGCTGGTCGCCCAGTCCGAGGTCTACTTCCTGGACGTCTACGCGCGGCTCGGCGTGACGCTCGGCCCGGACGACTTCGCCGGCGAGAGCCGGTACCAGGACGACCTGCCGGTGCTGCTGGCCGAACTGCGGGAGAAGGGGCTGCTGGCGGAGAGCGACGGCGCGCTGTGCGCGTTCCCGGCCGGCTTCACCGGGCGGGACGGTGAGCCGCTGCCGCTGATCGTGCGGAAGGCCGACGGCGGGTTCGGCTATGCGGCGACCGACCTGGCCGCGATCCGGCACCGGGTCGGGCTGGGCGCCGACCGGCTGCTCTACGTGGTCGGCGCCCCGCAGCGGACGCACTTCGCGATGGTCTTCGCGGTGGCCCGGGCGGCCGGCTGGCTGCCGGACGGGGTGGTCGCCGAGCACCTCGGGTTCGGCTCGATCCTGGGCGCCGACGGCAAGATGCTGAAGAGCCGGGCCGGCGACACGGTCAAGCTGGCCGCGCTGCTCGACGAGGCTGAGTCGGTCCGCGGCGGAAAACAAAATGACAATCGTGGGGGAAGCCGCGCCTCGGCCCCCGCCGTCGGCATCGGCGCGATCAAGTACGCCGATCTCTCCGGGGACCGGCGGGGCGACTACGTCTTCGACTGGGACCGGATGCTGGCCATCACCGGGAACACCGGTCCCTATCTGCAGATGGCGCATGCCAGGGTCCGGGCGATCTTCCGGAAGGCGGGCAGCGCGCCCGGCGGGATCACCGTGACCGAGCCGGCCGAGCGTCACCTGGCGCTGACCCTGCTCGGCTTCGAGACGGCGGTGACCGCGACCGCCACCCTCGCCGAACCGCACCGGCTCGCCGGTTACCTGTACGAGCTGGCCGCCGCCTTCTCCGGCTTCTACGAGAGGTGCCCGGTGCTGCGGGCCGCGCCGGAGGTGCGGGCGAGCCGGCTGGGGCTGGCCGACCTGACCGCGCGCACGCTGCACACCGGCATGTCCCTGCTCGGTATCGAGGCGCCGGACGAGATTTGAGCAAACTTGACGGTCACGCAACCCTTCGTTGATCGACCGATGGCCTGATCCCCCGTTAGGGTGCTGTGTTCGCGGCATCCACGAGATGCCCGCACGGAAAAGAGATGCGAGAGGTTCGCAATGACGCTTCCCAACGGCGTATCGCGGCGCAGCGTGCTGGCCGCCTCGGCGGCCGCCGCCGCGGCACCGCTCGCCTTCCCCGGCGCGGCCGAGGCCCATGGCAAGGGCGGCCCGAAGACTCCGGAAACGTTCCACCTGACGGTGCTCGGCACTTCGGACACCCACGGCAACGTGTACAACTGGGACTACTACAAGGACGCCGAGTACGACGACTCCGCGCACAACGACGTCGGCGTCGCCAAGCTGGCCGCCCTGGTCAACAAGCTGCGCGCCGAGGCGACCGGCGCCACGCTGGTGCTCGACGCGGGTGACACGATCCAGGGCACCCCGCTGGCGACGTACTACGCCAAGCAGGAGCCGATCACCACGACCGGCGAGAAGCACCCGATGGCCAAGGCCATGAACGTGCTGCACTACGACGCGGTGACGCTGGGCAACCACGAGTTCAACTACGGCCTGCCGCTGCTGAACCTGTGGATCCGGCAGCTCGGCTTCCCAGCCCTGGCGGCGAACGCGGTGAGTGCCAAGACCGGCCGGCCGGCCTTCACGCCGTACGTGATCAAGAAGGTCTCGCTCGGCAAGCACGCGCCCACCCTGCGTGTCGGCATCCTGGGCCTGACCAACCCGGGCGTGGCGATCTGGGACAAGGACAACGTCGAGGGCAAGCTGAAGTTCCTCGGCATGGTGGAGACCGCCGCCAAGTGGGTGCCGATCATGCGGGCCCGCGGCGCGGACGTCGTCATCCTGTCCGCGCACGGCGGCGACAGCGGCACCTCCAGCTACGGCCCCGAGCTGCCGAACGAGAACCCGGTCCAGCTGATCGCCCAGCAGGTGCCGGGGATCGACGCGATCCTGTTCGGGCACGCGCACCAGGAGATCGCGCAGCGGTTCGTCACCAACACCGCGACCGGGCAGCAGGTGCTGACCTCGGAGCCGTCGAAGTGGGGCCAGCGCCTCACCAAGATGGACTTCGAGCTGGTCCGCGAGCACGGCCGGTGGAGGGTCACCAGCAAGGCGGCGGCCACGCTGAACACCAACACGGTCGAGGCCGACCCGAAGGTGCTCGCCGTGGTGAAGAGCCAGCACGACAAGACCGTGGCGTACGTCAACCAGGTCGTCGCCACGTCGACCGAGGAACTCTCCGCCGCCACCTCGCGGTACCAGGACACCCCGATCCTGGACTACATCAACAAGGTGCAGACCGACGAGGTGACCAGGGCGCTGGCCGGCACGTCGTACGCGAGCCTGCCGGTCCTCTCGATCGCCGCGCCGTTCAGCCGGACCGCGGTGTTCCCGAAGGGCGACGTCAAGATCAAGGACGTCGCGGGGCTCTACATCTACGACAACACCCTGGAAGCTGTCGTGCTGACCGGCGCCGAGGTGCGGGCGTACCTGGAGTACTCGGCGAAGTTCTTCAAGACCCTCGCGGTGGGCGCCCCGGTCGACGTCGCGAACATCAGCGACAGCGCGATCCCGGACTACAACTACGACATCCTCTCCGGGGTCGACTACGACATCGACATCAGCAAGCCGATCGGCAGCCGGATCACCAAGCTGCAGGTCGGCGGGGTGGACGTGGCCGCCGACGCGCAGTTCGTGGTCGCGGTGAACAACTACCGCCGGTCCGGCGGTGGCGCGTTCCCGGGCATCGTGAAGACCCAGGTCTACAACGAGCAGAAGGAGATCCGCCAGCTCCTGATCGACTGGGCGCAGGCCAAGGGCCACATCGACCCGGCCGACTTCTACGTCAGGAACTGGCAGCTCGTCCGGGAGGGCGTGCCGGTCACCTTCTGACCGGCAGTCACCGCTTCGGCGTCTCCCAGTTGCCGCGCAGGTCCGCCATGATGCTCATCGTGGCGGACCTGCCGTCGGCCAGCTGGAACGTGCAGTCGTAGGCACGCAGGCCGTCGGCGCCACGGTCACCGGCCGGCACACAGCCGCCGGACTTGACGGTGGTGCCGACCGCCGCCTCCACCCGGCCGTCGCCGAGCACCTTGCGCTGCACGGCCTCGGTCGCCTGGGACTCGACGTGGTGCCGGTACAGCGGCAGGGCCACGTCGGACACCAGCGCCGACCAGAACGCCGCGCCGCCGGCCAGGGTGAGCAGGAAGGCCACGTAGTAGGGGAGGCGGGTCCGGCCGTACGCCTTCGCCTTGCCGGCCCGGCGCATCGCCGGGATCACGCCCAGCACGCTGAGGAAGAACGTCCAGGCCACCACCGGCCGCCAGGACGGGGCATCGGGCCGGGCCGCGCCCAGCACCTCGTGCGGGAAGCGGACCAGCAGCTGGCCGTGCTTGTTGCCGGGCGAGCCGTACGGCGGGACCGTGCCGCCGAAGGGCAGTGCCCCCAGCTCGGCGGTCTCCGCCTCGGACGCGCCCGATGCCGGCCCGGCGGCCCATGGAGCCGCGGTTTCCGGGTGGCCGTTGGCGGCCCACGGAGCCGCGGTTTCCGGGTGACCGTTGGCGGCCCATGGAGCCGCCGTTTCCGGCTGGCCGGCGCCGGCCCACGGAGCCGCCGTTTCCGGCTGGCCGTGCACGGCCCACGGCGGCGCCACGGAGTACGCGCCCGGCTCATACGGAGTCTGGTGAGTCTCGACGGTCGTCATGGTGGCGGCCCTTCCCGGTAGCGGCTCGGGTGCTTTTCCGTGCCACCCGAGTTCATCGGCCGGGCCGCGACCCAGTTGAGGATTAGTTTTCCCGGGTTGCGATTCCGGTGCCGTCCAGCGGCACCTGCATCTCGGTGAGCCACTCGTCGAAGCAGCCCGGCGGGCAGTGCAGGTAGACCTCGCGGGCGTAGCCGGGCGGCACCGGCCGGAACCCGTTGTCCTCGATCCAGGCGGCGATCCGCCCGCCGGTGCGGAACGCCTCCGCCATCGGCCCCTCGTGCACCGCCGTGGCCGCCTCGATCGGCGGCAGCACCACCACGTCGAACCCGGCCCCGGTGACCTCCGCGTCGCCGATCGGGAACGCCGCGTGCACGGTGATCGTCTCGTCCTCCGGCCCGGTCGGCGCCGGCCGGTAATAGGCCAGCGGGGAGCCGGTCGTCGTGACACCCGCCTGCTCCATCAGCTCCATCAGGCGCGGGTAGAGCGGCGACAGGTTCTCGGTGATCGACGCGGGGTGGTCGTACCCCAGGGCGGTGGCGGACAGCTCCGCCACCCGCACCGCCGGAACCCGCTTCAGGATGATGTCTCCGGTGTTCATGTGACCCTCCGACTCGATCATCCGGAGACGTGCGTCGACCAGGGCCAGACGGGCGCTGTCCCGTTCCACCTGGGCGGTCAGCTCGGCCCGGCGCAGCCGCAGCATCCCGCGCAGCTCACCGAGATCGACCTTCTCCTCCAGCATCACCCGCACCTGCTGCAGGCTGAAGCCGAGATCCCGGAGAGCCAGGATCCGGTTGAGCCGCAGCAGCTGCTCCGCGGTGTAGTAGCGGTAGCCGCTGTGCGGGTCGACGTGGGCGGGACGAAGCAGGCCGATGGCGTCGTAGTGGCGCAGCATGCGCACCGACACCCGGCCCAGGCCGGCGAAGTCTCCGATACTCAACATGGTCGCTCCACCGTCCCGCCTGACACGGGGAGAGAGTCAAGAACCGGTGCCGGCTCCGGTTCCGGAGCCGGTCCCACCCCCCGGTGCCCGGGTCGTCCGGGCCGGTCGAGGTCGGCGCGGTCGTCGGACTCTTCGTCGGCTCGGTCGTCGGGTCGTCGGTCGGCTCGGTCGTCGGGTCCTCGGTCGGGGTGGTGGTCGGGGACTCGCTGGGGGTCGCCGAGGGGGCGGAGACGGACACCGAGGGCTTCGACGTCGGGTTCTTCGTCCGCCGGGTGGTGGTGGTCCGGTGCGTGGTGGTCTCCACCTCCGGCACCTCGCTCTCCGACTCCACCGGATCGGTGGTCTGCTCCACCGTGCTCGTGGTGGCCGACGATCCGCCGGTCGGGCTCGCGTCGGCGGGCGTCCGGTCGCCGCTCATCGCCCAGGCCACGCCGAGGCCCCCGGCCAGCACGAACAGCGCGATCACGGCGATCATCAGGCTGCGCTGGGCGCGCGGCGCCACCGGCACCACGTTGGGCGCCGGCATCGGCGGCGGGGCCGGCGACATCCGCGGCCGCTGGACCGGGTGGGTGGGCATGGCGGGGCTGATCGGCGCGGTGGCCGGCGCGGGACTGGTCGGGCGGATCAGCGCGGTGCCGGTCAGCCGTTTCCAGTCCTGCGGGGCGCCGACCGCCGCGTACGCCGCCTCGGCGAACTCGGCGGCGCTGGCGAACCGGTCGGCCGGCTGCTTGGCCATCGCCCGGGCGATCAGCTCGCGCACCTCGACCGGCACGTGCTCGGGCAGCGGGTCCGGCTCGTCCTCCAGGTGACGCAGCGCCACCTGCAGCGCGTTGTCGCCGTCGAACGGCGGCCGCCCGGCGATGCAGTGGTAGGCCACCGCGCCCAGCGCGTAGACGTCGGTGCCGGGCGTCAGGTTGCCCTTGGCGACCTGCTCCGGGGCCATGTAGAGCGCGGTGCCGACGATCGAGTTGACGCCGGTCATGCTGGTCATCGCGTTGGACCGGGCGACGCCGAAGTCGATCAGGATGACCGCGCCGGACGGTTTCACGATCAGGTTGCCGGGTTTGATGTCGCGGTGCACGATGCCCACCTCGTGCGCGGCGTGCAGCGCCTCGGCGGCCTGGGCCACGATCGACAGCGTCTCGCTGACCGGGATCGGGCCCTGCTTGACCCGGTTCGACAGCGGCTCGCCCTCGACGAACGCCATCACCAGGTAGGCGACCGTCTCGGGGCCGCCGGAGTCGCCCGCCTCGGCGTAGTCGTAGACCTCCACCACGCCCGGGTGCCGGAACGCGGCCATCATCCGGGCCTCGCCGTAGAACCGGGCGGCGAACTCCGGGTCGTCCAGCATCGCGGTGCGCAGCACCTTCACCGCGACGACCCGGCCGAGCACCACGTCGGTGCCACGCCACACGTCGCCCATGCCGCCGGTCGCGATCCGTTCGTCCAACCGGTAGCGGTTGTCCAGGAGATGTCCCGCACTGAGCACCAGGTGGACCTTTTTCTGATCGGGCGGCCCGGGCCGCATGGCGAAGTGGTGACCGACTTCCGAGCATTCTTTGATCGAACGCGGTGCCGCTCAACTGTACAGAGCCGCGCCGATCAACGGGAGATCAGCGGCGGCACCCGTCGACCCGCTCCGGAATCCGCGATGAGCTGGGCCAGGCGCCGTTCCCGGGTGTCCGCCCGCTTGGCGCCGAGCACCCAGTGGGTGGCGGATCTCCGGTACGCCGGGGACTGCCCGGCGAACCACGTCCAGGCGCCCTGATCGGCCTGGAAGCGGGCGAGTTGAGCGTCGTCGAGGGTGACCGGCGCGGCCTGCTCGTAGGAGTACTCGCCGACCCGGGCCGGGCGCCGCTCGTCGAAGGCGCGCCGCCCGGCCGGCCGCAGCAGCCCCCGCTCGGCCAGCTCGGCCATTTTGGTGACGTTCACCTCGCTCCACACGCTGCCCTTGCGGCG
This window of the Actinoplanes oblitus genome carries:
- a CDS encoding YdeI/OmpD-associated family protein, with product MAEPSTAATFFPDAAALRAWFEENHESATELFVGYWKKGAGETGVSHPEAIEQALCFGWIDSVVRRIDDRRYRVRFTPRRKGSVWSEVNVTKMAELAERGLLRPAGRRAFDERRPARVGEYSYEQAAPVTLDDAQLARFQADQGAWTWFAGQSPAYRRSATHWVLGAKRADTRERRLAQLIADSGAGRRVPPLISR
- a CDS encoding bifunctional metallophosphatase/5'-nucleotidase, whose product is MTLPNGVSRRSVLAASAAAAAAPLAFPGAAEAHGKGGPKTPETFHLTVLGTSDTHGNVYNWDYYKDAEYDDSAHNDVGVAKLAALVNKLRAEATGATLVLDAGDTIQGTPLATYYAKQEPITTTGEKHPMAKAMNVLHYDAVTLGNHEFNYGLPLLNLWIRQLGFPALAANAVSAKTGRPAFTPYVIKKVSLGKHAPTLRVGILGLTNPGVAIWDKDNVEGKLKFLGMVETAAKWVPIMRARGADVVILSAHGGDSGTSSYGPELPNENPVQLIAQQVPGIDAILFGHAHQEIAQRFVTNTATGQQVLTSEPSKWGQRLTKMDFELVREHGRWRVTSKAAATLNTNTVEADPKVLAVVKSQHDKTVAYVNQVVATSTEELSAATSRYQDTPILDYINKVQTDEVTRALAGTSYASLPVLSIAAPFSRTAVFPKGDVKIKDVAGLYIYDNTLEAVVLTGAEVRAYLEYSAKFFKTLAVGAPVDVANISDSAIPDYNYDILSGVDYDIDISKPIGSRITKLQVGGVDVAADAQFVVAVNNYRRSGGGAFPGIVKTQVYNEQKEIRQLLIDWAQAKGHIDPADFYVRNWQLVREGVPVTF
- the argS gene encoding arginine--tRNA ligase — translated: MNLEVLLHDRLAPALEAVAGRSVDPAVRSSPHADFQSGAPLALARELGRAPREIAAEVAGKADLAGLAAIEVSGPGFLNLTVADSLLTEALRATAADARLGVPAVAVPERIVVDYSGPNVAKEMHVGHLRSTIIGDALARTLDWLGHDVIRVNHLGDWGTPFGMLVEHLVDRGGAADHSIRDLTAFYQDARVKFDSDEDFRTRARARVVALQSGDPLSRELWRQLVAQSEVYFLDVYARLGVTLGPDDFAGESRYQDDLPVLLAELREKGLLAESDGALCAFPAGFTGRDGEPLPLIVRKADGGFGYAATDLAAIRHRVGLGADRLLYVVGAPQRTHFAMVFAVARAAGWLPDGVVAEHLGFGSILGADGKMLKSRAGDTVKLAALLDEAESVRGGKQNDNRGGSRASAPAVGIGAIKYADLSGDRRGDYVFDWDRMLAITGNTGPYLQMAHARVRAIFRKAGSAPGGITVTEPAERHLALTLLGFETAVTATATLAEPHRLAGYLYELAAAFSGFYERCPVLRAAPEVRASRLGLADLTARTLHTGMSLLGIEAPDEI
- a CDS encoding MerR family transcriptional regulator, with amino-acid sequence MLSIGDFAGLGRVSVRMLRHYDAIGLLRPAHVDPHSGYRYYTAEQLLRLNRILALRDLGFSLQQVRVMLEEKVDLGELRGMLRLRRAELTAQVERDSARLALVDARLRMIESEGHMNTGDIILKRVPAVRVAELSATALGYDHPASITENLSPLYPRLMELMEQAGVTTTGSPLAYYRPAPTGPEDETITVHAAFPIGDAEVTGAGFDVVVLPPIEAATAVHEGPMAEAFRTGGRIAAWIEDNGFRPVPPGYAREVYLHCPPGCFDEWLTEMQVPLDGTGIATREN